One genomic region from Streptomyces sp. NBC_01431 encodes:
- the cutA gene encoding divalent-cation tolerance protein CutA — protein MTPAGPLTVQTTTDSADKAAALARGAVEARLAACAQIAGPVTSVYRWAGNIETAQEWQVLFKTTAARYPDLERHLLAAHDYETPEIIATEVVAGSAAYLSWITAETAAG, from the coding sequence GTGACACCGGCCGGACCACTGACCGTGCAGACCACGACCGACAGCGCGGACAAGGCCGCGGCGCTGGCCCGCGGCGCGGTGGAAGCCCGCCTCGCCGCCTGCGCGCAGATCGCGGGCCCCGTCACCTCCGTCTACCGGTGGGCGGGCAACATCGAGACGGCGCAGGAATGGCAGGTCCTCTTCAAGACCACCGCCGCCCGCTACCCCGACCTGGAGCGCCACCTCCTGGCGGCCCACGACTACGAGACGCCCGAGATCATCGCGACCGAGGTGGTGGCGGGCAGCGCCGCCTACCTGTCCTGGATCACGGCCGAGACGGCCGCCGGATGA
- a CDS encoding gamma-glutamylcyclotransferase family protein, with translation MSPAPEPALPFFVYGTLRPGQRYHQRFLCGRTVSERPALLPGALLYDGPGYPYAVAGDGTITGTLIDVAPADHAELLAELDELEDHFGPGHPRNTYDRLVREVLVDGRTVRSWVYLAAPRLDRELRASGTLIPGGDWLSRSAPPAPRTP, from the coding sequence ATGAGCCCCGCCCCCGAGCCCGCGCTGCCCTTCTTCGTGTACGGCACGCTCCGCCCCGGCCAGCGCTACCACCAGCGCTTCCTGTGCGGCCGTACGGTGTCCGAGCGCCCGGCGCTGCTGCCTGGCGCCCTCCTGTACGACGGCCCCGGCTATCCGTACGCCGTGGCGGGAGACGGCACGATCACCGGCACCCTCATCGATGTCGCTCCCGCCGATCACGCCGAACTCCTCGCCGAACTCGACGAGTTGGAGGACCACTTCGGGCCCGGACACCCCCGCAACACCTACGACCGGCTGGTGCGGGAGGTGCTCGTCGACGGGCGGACCGTGCGGTCCTGGGTCTATCTGGCCGCTCCCCGGCTCGACCGCGAGCTGCGCGCAAGCGGCACACTGATCCCCGGCGGCGACTGGCTCAGCCGGTCCGCTCCACCCGCACCGCGCACACCTTGA
- a CDS encoding molybdopterin oxidoreductase family protein, producing MLLDTPAPSDVTATHCPYCSLQCGMGLRVAPGADGGLDVVERDFPVNRGALCGKGRTAPALLSPGARLTGPLIRRPATGRLEPATWEEALGRVAQGLGGVRQEYGADAVGVFGGGGLTNEKAYALGKFARVVLGTSQIDYNGRFCMSSAAAAHQRAFGVDRGMPFPLADVARTGCVILAGSNLAETMPPALRYLRELRENGGKLIVIDPRRTKTAEQADLHLAPRPGTDLALALGLLHLVVAEGRADEEFIRERTAGWETARAGAMAHWPEQVERITGVPVPQLREAVALFCDAPDAMVLTARGAEQHAKGTDTVGAWINFCLATGRAGRPLSGYGCLTGQGNGQGGREHGQKADQLPGYRKLTDPAARAHVAGVWGVDPDSLPGPGRSAYELLDALGGEVKALLVMGSNPVVSAPRASHVEGRLRELDFLAVADVVLSETAELADVVLPVTQWAEETGTTTNLEGRVLLRRAALTPPAGVRSDLEVLNSLAEALGSDSAAKGFPVDPEEVFEELRRASAGGAADYSGISYARIDAEDGVFWPCPEEGHPGTPRLFLDRFATEDGRARFVEVTHRGPDEETDADYPVVLTTGRVLAQYQSGAQTRRVPELNTAAPGAYVEMHPLLAARIGVADGDRVTVTSRRGRATAPARVTGAIRSDTVFMPFHWAGEGRANNLTNPALDPVSKMPEFKVCAVRVERTG from the coding sequence ATGCTCCTCGACACTCCGGCTCCCTCCGACGTGACCGCCACCCACTGCCCGTACTGCTCGCTCCAGTGCGGCATGGGGCTGCGGGTCGCGCCCGGTGCGGACGGCGGCCTCGACGTGGTCGAGCGGGACTTCCCGGTGAACCGGGGCGCGCTCTGCGGCAAGGGGCGCACCGCGCCCGCGCTGCTCTCCCCCGGGGCCCGGCTGACCGGTCCGCTGATCCGGCGCCCCGCCACCGGCAGGCTCGAACCGGCCACCTGGGAGGAGGCGCTGGGCCGGGTCGCCCAGGGCCTCGGCGGTGTGCGGCAGGAGTACGGGGCCGACGCGGTCGGGGTGTTCGGCGGCGGCGGGCTGACCAACGAGAAGGCGTACGCGCTGGGGAAGTTCGCCCGGGTGGTGCTCGGGACCTCGCAGATCGACTACAACGGACGGTTCTGCATGTCGTCGGCGGCCGCGGCCCACCAGCGGGCCTTCGGCGTGGACCGGGGGATGCCGTTTCCGCTGGCGGACGTGGCCCGGACCGGCTGTGTGATCCTGGCGGGCTCGAACCTCGCCGAGACCATGCCGCCCGCCCTGCGCTATCTGCGCGAACTGCGGGAGAACGGCGGCAAGTTGATCGTCATCGATCCGCGCAGGACGAAGACCGCCGAGCAGGCCGACCTGCACCTGGCGCCCCGGCCCGGCACCGACCTGGCCCTGGCGCTCGGTCTGCTGCACCTGGTGGTGGCCGAGGGGCGCGCGGACGAGGAGTTCATCCGGGAGCGGACGGCGGGCTGGGAGACGGCGCGGGCGGGGGCGATGGCGCACTGGCCGGAGCAGGTGGAGCGGATAACGGGGGTGCCGGTGCCCCAACTCCGGGAAGCCGTTGCCCTGTTCTGTGACGCGCCGGACGCGATGGTGCTGACCGCGCGCGGTGCCGAGCAGCACGCCAAGGGCACCGACACGGTCGGCGCGTGGATCAACTTCTGCCTGGCGACCGGCCGGGCGGGCCGCCCGCTGTCCGGGTACGGCTGTCTCACCGGCCAGGGCAACGGGCAGGGCGGCCGCGAACACGGCCAGAAGGCAGACCAGTTGCCCGGCTACCGCAAGCTGACCGACCCGGCTGCGCGGGCCCATGTGGCCGGGGTGTGGGGCGTCGACCCGGACTCGCTGCCGGGCCCCGGGCGCAGCGCGTACGAACTCCTGGACGCGCTGGGCGGCGAGGTGAAGGCGCTGCTCGTCATGGGGTCGAATCCGGTGGTGTCGGCGCCGCGCGCCTCCCATGTGGAGGGCAGGCTGCGGGAGTTGGACTTCCTGGCCGTCGCCGACGTGGTGCTCTCGGAGACCGCCGAACTCGCGGACGTGGTGCTTCCGGTGACGCAGTGGGCGGAGGAGACGGGCACCACGACCAATCTGGAGGGGCGGGTGCTGCTCCGGCGGGCCGCCCTCACACCCCCGGCGGGCGTACGAAGCGATCTGGAGGTCCTCAACTCCCTTGCGGAGGCGCTTGGTTCGGACTCCGCTGCGAAGGGGTTCCCGGTCGATCCGGAGGAGGTGTTCGAGGAGCTGCGGCGGGCCTCGGCCGGCGGGGCCGCGGACTACTCGGGCATCAGCTACGCCCGCATCGATGCCGAGGACGGGGTGTTCTGGCCGTGCCCCGAGGAGGGGCATCCGGGCACGCCCCGGCTGTTCCTCGACCGGTTCGCGACCGAGGACGGCCGGGCCAGGTTCGTGGAGGTCACGCACCGGGGCCCGGACGAGGAGACCGACGCCGACTACCCGGTGGTGCTCACGACGGGCCGGGTCCTCGCCCAGTACCAGTCGGGCGCGCAGACCCGGCGCGTCCCCGAACTGAACACGGCCGCCCCCGGCGCCTACGTCGAGATGCACCCGCTGCTCGCCGCCCGGATCGGGGTGGCCGACGGCGATCGGGTGACGGTGACCTCACGGCGCGGGCGGGCCACCGCCCCGGCGCGGGTCACCGGCGCCATCCGGTCGGACACCGTCTTCATGCCGTTCCACTGGGCGGGCGAGGGCCGGGCCAACAACCTGACGAACCCGGCGCTCGACCCGGTGTCGAAGATGCCGGAGTTCAAGGTGTGCGCGGTGCGGGTGGAGCGGACCGGCTGA
- a CDS encoding SanA/YdcF family protein gives MPRIRLKRPRLPRTRAGRRRLVRGVVAGCVLALTPAAWVYAATADRIGTVADAPASGVAVVFGAGLWDGKPSTYLANRLDAAVQLYRAGKVKAVLVTGDNSRTEYDEPDAMRGYLVQHGVPDQRVVSDFAGFDTWDSCTRAKKIFGVDRAVLVSQGFHIRRAVALCEAAGITSYGVGVDAAHDVTWYYGGVREVFAAEKAAVDAAFRPDPTFLGPKEPGVARALAG, from the coding sequence GTGCCGCGCATCCGACTGAAGCGACCGCGTCTGCCGCGCACCCGGGCCGGCCGACGACGGCTCGTGCGGGGCGTCGTGGCCGGGTGCGTGCTCGCGCTGACGCCCGCCGCCTGGGTGTACGCCGCCACCGCCGACCGGATCGGCACGGTGGCCGACGCCCCGGCGTCCGGGGTCGCCGTGGTGTTCGGGGCGGGCCTGTGGGACGGCAAGCCGTCGACGTACCTCGCCAACCGTCTCGACGCGGCCGTGCAGTTGTACCGGGCGGGCAAGGTGAAGGCGGTCCTGGTCACCGGCGACAACAGCCGTACCGAGTACGACGAGCCCGACGCGATGCGCGGCTATCTCGTCCAGCACGGCGTGCCGGACCAGCGGGTGGTCAGCGATTTCGCGGGCTTCGACACCTGGGACTCCTGCACCCGGGCCAAGAAGATCTTCGGCGTGGACCGGGCCGTCCTGGTGAGCCAGGGCTTCCACATCCGCCGCGCCGTCGCCCTGTGCGAGGCCGCGGGCATCACGTCGTACGGCGTCGGTGTCGATGCCGCGCACGACGTGACCTGGTACTACGGCGGGGTGCGGGAGGTGTTCGCGGCGGAGAAGGCCGCGGTGGACGCGGCGTTCCGTCCCGACCCGACCTTCCTCGGTCCCAAGGAGCCGGGGGTCGCCCGCGCGTTGGCGGGCTGA
- a CDS encoding sirohydrochlorin chelatase gives MTETDHIPAETETSQSPPFDSTAQLLTRITAQLGSQLSRVRLNGTPAPMPSTGRPALVAVAHGSRDPGALRTVTALLDRVRELRPGLDVRLGHIEIDRPLLTDTLATLRGEAVVVPLLLSRGHHVKHDIPRALATAGSHLRTWTAPPLGPHPLLVEALYGRLMEAGWHLDARTLRGAGVVLAAAGSRDPDSAADIRRTARLLSERLGGIPVLPAYASAASPSVPEALHALAARGRNRIAIASHFTAPGRFAAQSAAKAPWLAAAPLGAHPAMARLVLHRYEQALTRAASPAGGGLAPVAVEELAVEALAAEGRRAA, from the coding sequence ATGACGGAGACGGATCACATCCCCGCGGAGACGGAGACGAGCCAGTCCCCGCCCTTCGACAGCACTGCCCAGCTCCTCACCCGCATCACGGCCCAACTGGGCAGCCAGCTCAGCCGCGTACGACTGAACGGAACCCCCGCCCCGATGCCCTCAACCGGCCGCCCCGCCCTCGTCGCCGTCGCCCACGGCAGCCGCGACCCCGGCGCGCTGCGGACGGTCACCGCTCTCCTCGACCGGGTCCGCGAGCTGCGGCCCGGCCTCGACGTCCGCCTCGGCCACATCGAGATCGACCGCCCGCTGCTCACCGACACGCTGGCCACCCTGCGCGGAGAGGCCGTCGTGGTGCCGCTGCTGCTGAGCCGGGGCCACCACGTCAAGCACGACATACCCCGGGCGCTGGCCACCGCGGGCAGCCATCTACGCACCTGGACCGCGCCCCCGCTCGGCCCGCACCCCCTGCTCGTCGAGGCGCTGTACGGGCGCCTCATGGAGGCGGGCTGGCACCTCGACGCCCGTACCCTGCGCGGCGCCGGGGTGGTGCTGGCCGCCGCCGGGTCCCGCGACCCCGACTCGGCCGCCGACATCCGCCGCACCGCCCGGCTGCTCAGCGAACGCCTCGGCGGAATCCCGGTCCTGCCCGCCTACGCCTCCGCCGCCTCGCCCAGCGTGCCCGAGGCGCTGCACGCACTCGCCGCGCGCGGCAGGAACCGGATCGCGATCGCCTCCCATTTCACCGCCCCGGGACGTTTCGCGGCGCAGAGCGCGGCCAAGGCGCCGTGGCTCGCGGCCGCACCCCTGGGGGCGCACCCGGCCATGGCCCGGCTCGTCCTGCACCGGTACGAACAGGCGCTGACGCGCGCGGCGTCACCGGCGGGCGGCGGCCTTGCGCCCGTCGCGGTCGAAGAGCTCGCGGTCGAAGCTCTCGCGGCCGAAGGGCGACGGGCTGCCTGA
- a CDS encoding deoxyguanosinetriphosphate triphosphohydrolase, protein MEFYAEADTERWAAEPDKRPGRTAFQRDRARVLHSGALRRLSGKTQVVTPGSRSQAWDASPRTRLTHSLECAQVGRELGAALGCDPDLVEAACLAHDMGHPPFGHNGEQALNDFAKDIGGFEGNAQSLRLLTRLEPKRFVRSSVTGSPVSVGLNLTRAALDAATKYPWARGGHPTDPASVKFGVYEDDLPVFEWVREGATPYLKCFEAQVMDWSDDVAYSVHDFEDGLHAGHVDPRALFSEAERADIWRVAIGRYVPADTDPQELTEALERLLAQEWWPRGYNGSAVAQARLKDATSQLIGRFCLAAEAATRAAFGTGPLIRYGAELVVPRETRTECAVLKAVADRYVMQRDEQERLRADQRVVLAELAEALTARAPFDGLDPQFRALYDEADDDRTKKRVIVDQIASLTDAAARSLHSRLTVHHR, encoded by the coding sequence ATGGAGTTCTACGCCGAGGCCGACACTGAACGGTGGGCCGCCGAGCCCGACAAGCGGCCCGGCCGCACCGCCTTCCAGCGCGACCGCGCGCGGGTGCTGCACTCGGGGGCGCTGCGCCGCCTCTCGGGCAAGACGCAGGTCGTCACGCCCGGCTCGCGGAGCCAGGCCTGGGACGCCAGCCCGCGCACCCGCCTCACGCACTCGCTGGAGTGCGCCCAGGTCGGCCGCGAACTCGGCGCCGCCCTCGGCTGCGACCCGGACCTCGTGGAAGCCGCCTGCCTCGCCCACGACATGGGCCACCCGCCGTTCGGGCACAACGGCGAACAGGCGCTCAACGACTTCGCCAAGGACATCGGCGGCTTCGAGGGCAACGCCCAGTCGCTGCGCCTGCTCACCCGCCTCGAACCGAAGCGCTTCGTGCGCTCCTCGGTCACCGGAAGCCCCGTCAGCGTCGGTCTCAACCTCACCCGCGCCGCCCTGGACGCCGCCACCAAGTACCCCTGGGCACGTGGCGGCCACCCCACCGACCCGGCCTCCGTGAAGTTCGGGGTGTACGAGGACGACCTGCCGGTCTTCGAGTGGGTCCGGGAGGGCGCCACCCCCTACCTCAAGTGCTTCGAGGCCCAGGTCATGGACTGGTCCGACGACGTGGCGTACTCGGTGCACGACTTCGAGGACGGTCTGCACGCCGGCCACGTCGACCCGCGCGCCCTCTTCTCCGAGGCCGAGCGAGCCGACATCTGGCGCGTCGCCATCGGCAGGTACGTCCCCGCGGACACCGACCCGCAGGAGCTGACCGAGGCGCTGGAGCGGCTGCTCGCCCAGGAGTGGTGGCCGCGCGGCTACAACGGCTCGGCGGTCGCCCAGGCCCGCCTCAAGGACGCCACCAGCCAGCTCATCGGCCGGTTCTGCCTGGCCGCCGAGGCAGCCACCCGCGCCGCGTTCGGCACCGGGCCCCTCATCCGGTACGGGGCGGAGCTGGTCGTCCCGCGCGAGACCCGCACCGAATGCGCCGTCCTCAAGGCCGTCGCCGACCGCTATGTGATGCAGCGCGACGAGCAGGAAAGGCTCCGCGCCGACCAGCGCGTCGTGCTCGCCGAACTCGCCGAGGCGCTGACCGCCCGAGCCCCCTTCGACGGCCTGGACCCGCAGTTCCGCGCCCTGTACGACGAGGCCGACGACGACCGCACCAAGAAGCGCGTGATCGTCGACCAGATCGCCTCGCTCACCGACGCGGCAGCCCGCTCCCTGCACTCCAGACTCACCGTGCACCACCGGTAA
- a CDS encoding NAD(P)/FAD-dependent oxidoreductase yields the protein MVDADRTFVIVGGGLAGAKAAETLRSEGFNGRVILIGDEREHPYERPPLSKGFLAGKEERDSVFVHEPAWYAQADIELHLGQPVTAIDRAAKTVQLGDATLIQYDRLLLATGAEPRRLDVPGTDLAGVHHLRRLSHAERLKHVLKALGRDNGHLVISGAGWIGLEVAAAARGYGAEVTIVEPEPTPLHNVLGPELGQIFADLHAEHGVRFHFGARLTEIVGQDGMVLAARTDDGEEHPAHDVLAAIGAAPRGSLAEMAGLAMVDRAHGGGIAVDSSLRTSDPDIFAAGDVAAVHHPLLETRLRVEHWANALNGGPAAARAMLDQDVTYDRVPYFFSDQYDLGLEYSGWAPPGSYDQVVIRGDAGKREFIAFWLKERRVLAGMNVNVWDVTEPIQALIRAGTQVDTEALADPSVPLGSLAP from the coding sequence GTGGTCGACGCAGATCGGACATTCGTCATCGTCGGAGGCGGTCTCGCGGGGGCGAAAGCCGCCGAGACCCTCCGCTCCGAGGGCTTCAACGGGCGGGTGATCCTCATCGGCGACGAACGCGAGCACCCCTACGAACGGCCGCCCCTGTCCAAGGGGTTCCTGGCCGGCAAGGAGGAGCGCGACAGCGTCTTCGTGCACGAACCCGCCTGGTACGCGCAGGCCGACATCGAGCTCCACCTCGGCCAGCCCGTCACCGCCATCGACCGCGCCGCCAAGACGGTACAGCTCGGTGACGCCACCCTCATCCAGTACGACCGGCTGCTGCTGGCCACCGGCGCCGAGCCGCGCCGCCTGGACGTCCCCGGCACGGACCTGGCGGGTGTCCACCACCTGCGCCGCCTGTCCCACGCCGAGCGGCTCAAGCACGTCCTGAAGGCGCTCGGCCGCGACAACGGCCACCTCGTGATCTCGGGCGCCGGCTGGATCGGCCTGGAAGTCGCGGCCGCGGCCCGCGGATACGGGGCGGAAGTCACCATCGTCGAGCCGGAGCCCACCCCGCTGCACAACGTGCTCGGCCCCGAGCTCGGCCAGATCTTCGCCGACCTGCACGCCGAGCACGGCGTCCGCTTCCACTTCGGCGCCCGCCTCACCGAGATCGTCGGCCAGGACGGCATGGTTTTGGCCGCCCGCACCGACGACGGCGAGGAGCACCCGGCGCACGACGTGCTGGCCGCGATCGGCGCCGCCCCGCGCGGCTCCCTCGCCGAGATGGCGGGCCTCGCCATGGTCGACCGCGCGCACGGCGGCGGCATCGCCGTGGACAGCTCGCTGCGCACCTCCGACCCGGACATCTTCGCGGCGGGTGACGTGGCCGCCGTCCACCACCCGCTGCTCGAAACCCGGCTGCGCGTCGAACACTGGGCCAACGCGCTCAACGGCGGCCCGGCCGCCGCCCGCGCGATGCTGGACCAGGACGTCACCTACGACCGCGTGCCCTACTTCTTCTCCGACCAGTACGACCTCGGCCTCGAATACTCGGGCTGGGCGCCGCCCGGCTCGTACGACCAGGTGGTGATCCGCGGGGACGCGGGCAAGCGTGAGTTCATCGCGTTCTGGCTGAAGGAGCGCCGGGTGCTCGCCGGGATGAACGTGAACGTGTGGGACGTCACAGAGCCGATCCAGGCCCTGATCCGGGCCGGGACCCAGGTGGACACCGAGGCACTGGCCGACCCGTCGGTCCCGCTCGGCTCCCTCGCTCCGTGA
- the dnaG gene encoding DNA primase, with protein sequence MAGRINDDDVKAVRDAVPIDAVVSEYLQLRNAGGGNLKGLCPFHDEKSPSFQVSPSKGLFHCFGCQEGGDTIAFVRKIDHLSFSEAVERLAATAGITLRYEEGGYNPSHQRGERIRLVEAHKAAAQFYIEQLGSPEAEIGRAFLAERGFDQAAAAHFGVGYSPAGWDHLTRYLRGKGFSDKELLTSGLAQESRRNPIDRFRGRLMWPIRDVSGEVVGFGARKLRDDDQGPKYLNTPETPIYKKSQVLYGIDLAKKDIAKASRAVVVEGYTDVMACHLAGVTTAIATCGTAFGGDHIKILRRLLMDNGSARVIFTFDGDAAGQKAALRAFEDDQKFAAETYIAIAPDNMDPCDLRLAKGDEAVADLVQPRTPLFEFAIRQIVRRYDLETPAGRAAALDEAAPIVARIKNVASQHEVAVQLAGILGILDTQFVVKRVAQLARWARDRGGKGPAPAHHRQQQYESAAPRGAVAGPALNLRSPAHRTERELLKLALQHPHLVSPAFDAYGADEFTAPPYAAVRQCIQEAGGATDAPSDYLPAVMDCAPNDVVRALVTELAVEAIHARTVDEAYVGEQLVAVRRRAVDRRLLDIQGTLARLGQNGDPAQLAAVQNELWVLQQYGQALRNKGAAAL encoded by the coding sequence GTGGCAGGCAGGATCAACGATGACGACGTGAAGGCGGTCCGGGACGCGGTCCCGATCGACGCCGTCGTGTCCGAGTACCTCCAGCTGCGCAACGCGGGAGGCGGCAACCTCAAGGGCCTGTGTCCCTTTCACGACGAGAAGTCCCCGTCCTTCCAGGTCAGCCCGAGCAAGGGTCTCTTCCACTGCTTCGGCTGCCAGGAAGGCGGCGACACGATCGCCTTCGTCCGGAAGATCGACCACCTGTCGTTCTCCGAGGCGGTCGAGCGGCTCGCCGCCACCGCGGGCATCACGCTGCGGTACGAGGAGGGCGGGTACAACCCGTCGCACCAGCGCGGCGAGCGCATCCGCCTGGTCGAGGCGCACAAGGCCGCCGCCCAGTTCTACATCGAGCAGCTGGGCAGCCCCGAGGCCGAGATCGGCCGCGCCTTCCTCGCGGAGCGCGGCTTCGACCAGGCGGCGGCCGCCCACTTCGGGGTGGGCTACAGCCCGGCGGGCTGGGACCACCTGACGCGCTATCTGCGCGGCAAGGGCTTCAGCGACAAGGAGCTGCTGACCTCGGGCCTGGCCCAGGAGAGCCGCCGCAACCCCATCGACCGCTTCCGCGGCCGCCTGATGTGGCCGATCCGCGACGTGTCCGGCGAGGTCGTCGGCTTCGGCGCGCGCAAGCTGCGCGACGACGACCAGGGCCCGAAGTACCTCAACACCCCCGAGACGCCGATCTACAAGAAGTCGCAGGTCCTGTACGGAATCGACCTGGCCAAGAAGGACATCGCCAAGGCCAGCCGCGCGGTCGTGGTCGAGGGCTACACCGACGTCATGGCCTGCCACCTGGCCGGGGTCACCACCGCCATCGCGACCTGCGGCACGGCCTTCGGCGGCGACCACATCAAGATCCTGCGCCGCCTCCTGATGGACAACGGCTCGGCCCGCGTGATCTTCACTTTCGACGGCGACGCGGCCGGCCAGAAGGCGGCCCTGCGCGCCTTCGAGGACGACCAGAAGTTCGCCGCCGAAACGTACATCGCGATCGCCCCCGACAACATGGACCCCTGCGACCTGCGCCTGGCCAAGGGTGACGAGGCGGTCGCCGACCTGGTCCAACCCCGCACCCCGCTCTTCGAGTTCGCGATCCGCCAGATCGTGCGACGCTACGACCTGGAGACCCCGGCGGGCCGGGCCGCCGCGCTCGACGAGGCGGCGCCGATCGTCGCCCGCATCAAGAACGTCGCCTCCCAGCACGAGGTCGCCGTCCAGCTCGCCGGCATCCTCGGCATCCTGGACACCCAGTTCGTGGTCAAGCGGGTCGCCCAGCTCGCCCGCTGGGCCCGCGACCGCGGCGGCAAGGGCCCCGCCCCCGCCCACCACCGTCAGCAGCAGTACGAGAGCGCCGCCCCCCGGGGCGCCGTCGCAGGCCCCGCGCTGAACCTGCGCAGCCCCGCCCACCGCACCGAACGCGAGCTCCTCAAGCTGGCGTTGCAGCACCCGCACCTGGTGTCCCCGGCCTTCGACGCGTACGGCGCCGACGAATTCACCGCCCCGCCCTACGCCGCGGTCCGCCAGTGCATCCAGGAAGCGGGCGGCGCCACCGACGCCCCCTCCGACTACCTGCCGGCCGTTATGGACTGCGCCCCCAACGACGTGGTGCGCGCCCTGGTCACCGAGCTCGCGGTGGAGGCCATCCACGCCCGCACGGTCGACGAGGCGTACGTCGGCGAGCAGTTGGTGGCCGTGCGCCGCCGGGCCGTCGACCGCCGCCTCCTGGACATCCAGGGCACCCTGGCCCGCCTCGGCCAGAACGGCGACCCGGCCCAACTGGCCGCCGTCCAGAACGAGTTGTGGGTCCTCCAGCAGTACGGCCAGGCCCTGCGAAACAAGGGCGCGGCAGCGCTTTAG
- a CDS encoding RNA polymerase sigma factor: protein MQTQTLTDNDVVTAVPPQSRSVHHPEAEPGPVAGPGQVAEEEVPEPPDPRPSRSDTGGPSSDLFRQYLREIGRIPLLTAAEEVELARRVEAGLFAEERLSTAVDLDSQLAVDLDKLVVMGRMAKRRLIEANLRLVVSVAKRYVGRGLTMLDLVQEGNLGLIRAVEKFDYARGYKFSTYATWWIRQAMSRALADQARTIRVPVHVVELINRVVRVQRRMLQERGYEPTPQEVAAHLDLTPERVGEVLRLAQEPVSLHAPVGEEDDVALGDLIEDGDAASPVESAAFLLLREHLEAVLSTLGERERKVVQLRYGLADGRPRTLEEIGRIFGVTRERIRQIESKTLNKLRDHAFADQLRGYLD, encoded by the coding sequence GTGCAGACCCAGACCCTGACCGACAACGACGTCGTCACGGCCGTACCGCCGCAGTCGCGGTCCGTGCACCACCCCGAGGCGGAACCGGGCCCGGTCGCAGGTCCCGGCCAGGTCGCCGAGGAAGAGGTCCCCGAACCACCGGACCCCCGGCCGAGCCGCTCGGATACCGGCGGCCCGTCCTCGGACCTCTTTCGCCAGTACCTGCGCGAGATCGGCCGCATCCCGCTGCTCACCGCGGCAGAGGAGGTCGAGCTCGCCCGGCGCGTCGAAGCGGGCCTGTTCGCCGAGGAGAGGCTGAGCACCGCCGTCGACCTGGACTCCCAACTCGCCGTGGACCTCGACAAGTTGGTCGTCATGGGCCGGATGGCCAAGCGCCGGCTCATCGAGGCCAACCTGCGTCTGGTCGTCTCCGTCGCCAAGCGGTACGTGGGGCGCGGGCTCACCATGCTCGACCTGGTCCAGGAAGGAAACCTCGGACTGATCAGGGCCGTCGAGAAGTTCGACTACGCGCGCGGCTACAAGTTCTCCACGTACGCGACATGGTGGATCCGCCAGGCCATGTCGCGCGCGCTCGCCGACCAGGCCCGCACCATCCGCGTCCCCGTCCACGTGGTCGAGCTCATCAACCGCGTGGTGCGCGTCCAGCGCCGGATGCTCCAGGAGCGCGGCTACGAGCCGACGCCCCAAGAGGTCGCCGCCCACCTCGACCTGACGCCGGAACGGGTCGGAGAGGTCCTGCGCCTGGCCCAGGAGCCCGTCTCGCTGCACGCGCCGGTGGGGGAGGAGGACGATGTCGCGCTCGGCGACCTCATCGAGGACGGCGACGCCGCGTCCCCCGTCGAATCCGCCGCCTTCCTGCTGCTGCGCGAACACCTGGAGGCCGTGCTCTCCACGCTCGGCGAGCGCGAACGCAAGGTGGTCCAGCTGCGCTACGGGCTCGCCGACGGGCGCCCCCGCACCCTGGAGGAGATAGGGCGCATCTTCGGCGTGACGCGCGAACGCATCCGCCAGATCGAGTCCAAGACGCTGAACAAACTCCGCGATCACGCGTTCGCGGACCAGCTGCGGGGATATCTGGACTGA